The Arachis hypogaea cultivar Tifrunner chromosome 19, arahy.Tifrunner.gnm2.J5K5, whole genome shotgun sequence genome has a window encoding:
- the LOC140182327 gene encoding uncharacterized protein, whose translation MEWKRPTSVTEIRSFLGLAGYYRRFIKGFLQIALPLTKLTRKDAPLFWTLECEESFQALKQKLTTTPVLVLPELTEPFEVYSNVVADALSRKSLYASWMMLREEELLRAFESLKVGVQEVSGTLCLSRLQISSDFKSELLKAHQDDDVLPKVLLAIEQGKQWRVSWDQDGLWRFKGRIIVPDVGTLRQDILKKAHKSRFSIHPGSTKMYHDLKAMSGGLWESIAMDFMSGLPRTRIGFDAVWALYGRKCQSPLCWYEAGEKSLLGPELIAETTEQVKKIRDRMLTAQSCQKSYANQRQKTLEFEEGDHVFLKVTSTTGVGRAIKTKKLNPRYIGPFQILERVRPVAYQMALPPHLSNMHDAFHVLQLRKYTLDASHVLEQE comes from the exons ATGGAGTGGAAGCGACCAACCTCAgttactgagataaggagttttctgggcttagctggctacTATAGGAGGTTCATCAAAGGTTTCTTGCAGATAGCATTGCCATTAACAAAATTAACCCGCAAAGACGCGCCACTTTTTTGGACTCTTGAGTGTGAAGAGAGTTTCCAAGCGTTGAAGCAAAAGCTAACTACCACTCCAGTGTTGGTGTTACCCGAGCTGACtgaaccatttgaggtgtatt cgAATGTTGTAGCGGATGCGCTAAGTCGAAAATCGCTGTATgcttcttggatgatgcttcgagAAGAGGAGCTTCTTAGAGCATTCGAGAGTCTGAAGGTTGGTGTTCAGGAAGTCTCCGGAACTCTGTGTTTGAGTCGGTTAcaaatctcaagtgattttaaatccgaACTCTTAAAGGCTCATCAAGACGATGATGTGTTGCCGAAGGTATTACTTGCTATTGAGCAAGGGAAGCAATGGAGAGTGTCATGGGATCAAGATGGATTGTGGAGAtttaagggtaggatcattgtgccagaTGTTGGGACCTTGCGGCAAGATATACTAAAGAAAGCACACAAAAGCAGATTTTCTATTCACCCtgggagtactaagatgtaccatgatctaAAGGCTATGTCTGGTGGcctg tgggagagCATTGCGATGGATTTCATGTCGGGATTGCCGAGGACTAGAATCGGTTTTGATGCTGTCTGG gctctgtatgggaggaaatgccaATCTCCGCTATGCTGGTATGAGGCCGGGGAAAAgagcttgttagggccggaattgatagctgagactacggAACAAGTTAAGAAAATCAGAGATAGGATGCTCACTGCTCAGAGCTGTCAGAAGAGTTACGCCAATCAGAGGCAAAAAACCTTagagtttgaggaaggagaccatgttttccttaaggttacttcGACAACAGGAGTAGGAAGAGCGATTAAGACAAAGAAgctgaatcctcgatacatcggTCCGTTTCAGATCCTCGAGAGAGTTAGACCGGTGGCGTATCAGATGGCTCTACCGCCTCATCTTTCGAACATGCACGACGCATTTCACGTGttgcagcttcggaagtacactcttgatgctagccatgtgttggaacagGAATAA